The genomic interval AGACATTGGAAATGGATTTGGCCTCTGAAATACCATTCCCATGCGTTTACGAAGCATAACAACATCCGTATCAGGTTTATAAATATTTATATTGTCAAGCAAAACGTCGCCTTCAATGCGCACGTTCTCTACCAAATCATTCATTCGATTCAGCGTCTTTAAAAAAGTAGATTTACCGCAGCCGGACGGGCCAATTAAAGCTACAACTGTATTTGGTTCTACATTTAAAGATATTTGCTTTAGCGCTTGCATTTGCCCATAGAATAAATTTACTTTATTCGCTTGAATTTTATAGTCCATAGATAGAACTCCTCCGTCATGATTTTCTGTTTGCATACAGGAACTATATCATGAATCCTAAGATATATTTGTTATAAAATTGTTAAGATTGTGTTAAAATTCAAAAATTAAACATAATCTCAACCTAGGGTGTGTCTAAAAGCTAGTGAAATGGTCAATGGCGCAAAAAGCGTCGTCAGTGACCGTTTTGATCGTTTTCAGACACGCCCCTAGTATAAACCAATAAAATTGACCTCATACAACAAAAAAAGTGCCGCATTAAACTGCGACACCCTCTTATAACTATATTAATATGCGGTCACACCGCCATCGACGCTCCAAGCTGCGCCAACAACAAAACTCGCTTTATTGGATGCGAGAAAATAAATGACCTCTGCAGCTTCCTCTGCTCTGCCGATTCTGCCAATCGGATAAACACTGGCCATCTCTTGCAGCTGTGCTGCTGCATCTTTCTGATTTTTAAGCTGTGCTCTTGTCAGCGGTGTATCAATATCGCCCGGACAGACACAATTCACGCGAATATGATACGGTGCTAATTCCAATGCCAATGCCTTGCTAAACACAGTAACAGCACCTTTTGAAGCGCAATAAGCCGAACAAAGAAAATTTCCATTGATCCCAGCATCTGAAGATACATTCACAATTGCACCCGCAGCGCTTTTCCGCAAATAGGCCACAGCTTGTTGACACATAAAATATGTCCCTTTTATATTAATATCCATAATTTGCATGTAATCTTCTTCTGTCATGTCTTCAATGGATTTTTCATAATAAATCCCCGCAGAATTTACCAATACATCGATTTGTCCAAAGTGCTCAATTGTCCGCCCAATTACCCGCTTACACGCATCGACACTGCGTATATCGTCTTGTATAAAAATCGCTAAGCTATCATGTGCCTTCAAGTACGTTAAGGCTCTGTCACCTTTATCTGCCGTACTTCCAATCAAAGCCACGCGATATCCATGTTCTAAAAAAATTCGCGCTGCAGCCAGCCCTATACCAGAGGTACCGCCTGTAATAACCGCAACTTTTTTTGTTTCGCTTTTCATGAAATTAACCTCATAGACCTCTTATTTAATATTCGTAAAACGATATCCTACACCACGAACGGTTTCAATTGCTTCACTTAATTTCGGCTCACTACCTAATTTGGCACGCAAGTGCCTGATATGCACATCAACAGTTCTCGTATCGCCATAATACTCATAACCCCATATTTGATCTAACAATTGCTCTCTTGAATACGCCTTCCCCATATTAGTTAAAAATAATTTTAAAAGTTCATATTCTTTAGGCGTTAATTCTAGCAGCTGATCCCCTAGGAAAACTTCATAACTGGCAAAATTCATCTTTAAATTTCCAACGCTAAGCTGACCCATAGGTAAGCTTCCTTTTACGCTTCTACGCAGTACTGCCTTAATTCGTGCCACCAATTCTCTCGGACTAAACGGCTTGGTAAGATAATCATCCGCCCCGAGTTCAAGTCCCAAAACTTTATCTATCTCTTCATCTTTTGCCGTCAACATGATAATTGGAATCCCTGCAGTTTGCGGCTGCGCCTTTAAACGCCGGCAAACTTCAATTCCATCAATCTTAGGCAGCATCAAGTCGAGCACGACTAACGCTACTTTGTCATAGGCCAAGTCTATTGCTTCTAAACCGTCTTGTGCACCAATCACCTGATAACCAGCCTTTTCAAGATTAAATGTTATGAGTTCACGTATCGAAGCTTCATCATCCACAACCAAAATTTTCTGTTGCATACTTTCCTCCATAACTAATTAATTTTTGCAGAAAAATAATAAATTAGACCAGTTATCATGATTCCAACAATCCCATAGAGAATTCCATATTCCATCCAAGCATAAACAGATACCAGCAAACACACCAGTGTTGCAAAACACCCTTGTTTTGCATTCGCTTTTCTCATTTGAAATGTTTTATAATCAACACCCACACAGGCTTTAAAGCACGCTTCACAGAGAATCATTTTCTCATTGTTTTCTATATTCGTATTGACAAGCCCTTGTTCTTCATGCATACTTTTCCCACATTTTTGACATTGAATCATGAAATCACTCCTGCATCTTCACTAAACAACTTTATCATATCATTCTTTTTCAACAAAATAAATACATACCCTGCTAGCGATATAAAAATACAAGAGCTACTACTTTTACAAAATAACACACTGAAAATAGTCCTACACATTAAAACGCAATTTTTCCTTCGAATCCCTTATAAAAAACAAAACCAGGTTCTTTATCAACCTGGTTTCATTTCTATTACATATTAACAGCGTCTTTAAGACCTTTGCCTGCTTTAAATACAGGATTTTTAGATGCAGGAATCGTAATTTCTGCGCCAGTCTGTGGGTTACGGCCTTTTCTAGCTTCACGTTCTTTTACTTCAAAAGTACCAAAACCAATGACTTGCACTTTATCATTTGCAACTAATGCTTCTTCCACACTCGCAAATAATGCATTTACCGCTTTTTCAGCATCTTTTTTCGTTAAGCCAGCTTTTTCTGCTACGCTAGCTACTAATTCAGTTTTATTCACAAAATTAGCCTCCTCTATGAAATGATTACGAATAGCTTAATTCGCTATTACTTGGTTTATTCCTCTTTATTTGGGAAAAAAATTGCCAAAATTTCGCGATATTCCTATAAATTTAATACTTTTGACTCATTCCAATACCGATTCAACTCCGCAATAGTTAAATCGTCCCATTTTTCCCCTTTCTTTTTTACATTATTTTCTATATAAGAAAATCGACGAATGAATTTATGATTCGTCCTATTTAAGGCAACTTCCGGATCAATATTTAGAAATCGCGATAAATTGACAATGGAAAATAGTACATCGCCAAATTCAGCTTCCATATTCACCTTATCATTTTCTTGTATCGCTTGTTTTAATTCGGCAACCTCTTCTCTTATTTTATCCCAAACCGGTGCAATATTATCCCAATCAAAACCAACTTTTGCAGCTTTATGTTGTAATTTATAAGCTTTCATCAAACTTGGCAAATCTTTAGGAACACCATCTAAAATTGATTTACGCACATCTTTCTTTTCCTCTTTTTTAATTGCCTCCCAGTTTAAAACAACTTCCCCGGCATCCCGCACAGAAATGTCACCAAATACATGCGGGTGGCGGTGGATCATTTTTTCCGTTACACGATCGACTACATCTTGCATCGTAAACGCGCCAGTTTCTTCTGCCATACGCGCATGAAATACGATCTGTAATAATAGATCCCCCAACTCTTCACAAAGAAGCGCTGCATCTTCAAGATCAATTGCTTCTATCACTTCATAAACTTCCTCAATGATATAACGACGTAAAGATTTATGTGTCTGTTCAATATCCCAGACACAGCCTTCTGGCGAACGCAGCTTTGCCATTACATCAACAATTGGTGAAAGTGAAAACGATTGTTCGCGCTCCTGAAGGGCCGGGACATAAACACTTGTCAAATGGTCTATATGCGGCTGCCGATCTAATTCATATAGCGGAATTGTTATAATTTCTTCATTCTCTAATCCTAAATTCTGTAGTAAGGTGATGTCAAAATCATCCGGATACCGTTCCATCAAGCTGAGTTTTAAATTTGATGCCACTTGCTGATTATATACTTGTGTTACAACAATCGCTGTAGGCAACCCCTCCGGCAAACCTTCAGCATCCTCACTATCAATGACTGTGAGTCCGTCAATGGGGTCAATCCCCAACTGCACATATAATACTTCGATAAAGCTCATTCCCGGTAAAATACGAAATTTTATATTTTCCTCTTTTGCCATATCACGAATTAAAAGCACTGTTTTTTCAGCCACCAGCGGACTGCCAGGCACTGCATAGACGACTTGTTCCCCCTGCTTTGCTCTGCGAATTACATCTTGCGTAATTGTCTGGTATACATCCTCAAAAGTTGCTTTTGTATCGTAGATCTCATCATAAGAAGAAAACTCTATTTTATGCTTTCGCAATTCTTCTACCGTTGGATGTTTTGCTGTTCTCAGCAACAGTGTTTTAGCACTCGTTAGTTTGTCCCATGTCTCTAAAGTAATAAAGCCGAGCGAACCCGGCCCCAGTCCAACAATTATAATTTCTCCCATTCTTTCTGCTCCTCAATCTTTCTCTATTTCAGTTTATCATATAAAGCACTGATTTTTTTACCTACCACAGGAATACTTACCATATCTTGACTTGTTATGCTTCTCGTCAAAATCAAGGAAACCAGATATGTCATTCCACCAGCAAAAATCGCAAGCAAAGTAGCGAACGTATTATTCATTATATGTATCATAGCAAAATCGTAACTGATAAGTACAATCAACCCCATAACCGCAGTTGACACGATCACTTTACACGTATCTTTTATGTCAATTCCGACCCCGACATAACGGTAAACAAAAATTAAGTTTAAAACCGCCGCTATCCCAAAATCAGCGTTCGTTGCCCATGCCGCACCTTTTATCCCTAAAACTGGATCGGCAGTCAGCCAATAGCTCAATCCCAATTTAGCAAGTGCCGAAATCACCATATTTACGAGCGGTATCGTCGTATGTCCCAAGCCTTGTAAAATACCGGTTGTAACTTGCCCTATACCAAGTAAAATTATACCAAAGGACAATATCGCAATACAAGTCCCTGCATTGGGTGTTGCATATAAAAGTTCTGAAATTGGAAAAGCTAATAAAAACAGTCCCATAAAACTAGGAATTCCTAATAAATTTGCAATACGAAATGCCGTCTTCGTCCGTTGCCGAATTGCGTGCTGATCTTTTAATGTATAAGCCTCTGAAATCGCCGGAACCAAACTGGCTGCAAGCGACGCGGTTAAAATCGTCGGCAGATTGACCAGCGATACCGCCATTCCAGTTAAATAGCCGAACAATTCAGTGGCCTCTTCTACCGTATATCCAGCAGTTTCTAAACGAACAGGTACGATTAACAAATCAATATTTGCCGTCAGCGGCAGCATAATATTCGCAAGCGAAACCGGCAGTGCCAATTTGATAATATTTTTAATAATACGATAGCTGCTCTCTTGCTTATGATCGGTATTTCTTATTACGACTTTGGTTTTATTTTCCTTCTTGTAACGCCAATAATAATAAAGCAATACAATGACTCCAGCAACCGCCCCTGGTGCTGCACCGAAGCTGGCACCGGCTGCCGCGTAAGAAAGCCCATACGGCAATAAAACAACTGCCAGCACAATCATCGTAATCACACGAAATAGTTGTTCAAAAATTTGCGATACAGCCGTTGGCGTCATACTTTGCATCCCTTGAAAAAATCCGCGATAACTGGATAAAACCGTAACAAAAAAAATCGCCGGTGCAAGTGCAACAATAGAATAATAGGCACGTTGGTCACGTACAATATGCGCTTCAATTAGCCATCCGGCGCCAAAATATAGTAATAAACTAAATATAAGCCCCGTCATCACCATAACCTTCAATGAAACTTGAAAAATTCGCTTTGCACCATATACGTCTTTTAAGGCTAACTTTTCTGCGACTAAAATTGAAATTGCAACTGGAATGCCTGCAGATGAAACACTCAATGCCAATTGATACATCGGATATGCCATTTGATAAAGGCCAATACCCTCTCCACCAAGAAGCCTCGATAAAATAATACGATTGACAGAACCAATGACTTTTACAATAATACCAGCAATAGTTAAAATAAATGCTCCTTTTAAAAAGTCATTTTTGTGCATAAGATCCTCCTTCCAAATAACAATGGGGTTGTTACAAACATTTTTGCAACAACCCCTTCAATTTCTTTTCACACTGCAACCTTATTGTGACATCTGTTTTGCTAAAAAACTTGCTGCTGTTTCTGCAAGTTTCAATTCCATATTTCCCATCTGGACATTGGCCTGCCTGGAGCAAATAATAACAGCTCCAATTGCATCCCCCTCCACAATAATTGGTGCAATCACTTCTGCAGTGAACTTGTAAGACTCTTCTTCATCTTCTTCAATTTCAATCGGACAAGCATGATCGTTTTTGTATTCACTTGGATTATTAATAAGTACCGCTTTACGCTCTTCCATAATCTTTTCTACGATTTTACCTAATGGTTTATTCAAAAATTCCTTTTTAGCGGCACCGGCAACAGCTACCATAGCATCACGATCAGCAATTAATATGATATTTCCAATTGCTTCATATAAAGAATCACAATACTCTTTAGCAAAATCACCCAATTCACTTACCGGAGAATATTTTTTTAATATGACCTCTCCTTCACGATCAACATAAATTTCTAACGGATCGCCTTCTCTTATTCTCAGCGTCCGGCGAATTTCCTTTGGAATAACAACCCTTCCTAAATCATCAATTCTTCTAACTATACCTGTTGCTTTCAAACTTATCCCCCCTTTTCTACAGTTTCTGACATCTGATTCCAATAATAGTATATATCTACTTATTGAAATTTATTCATCAACCGTAGGGGATAAAACTAATTTTTCCTATCTTGCAGAGCTAAAGTTTTTAATACTTTTTTTACAAACTCTAATACTTTTTTCATATAGTTCGGAGACAATTTCAAACTAATTACCTCTGGCGGTCCTGCAATAATTTTTACAAAACCACCAAATAAATCTTTCAGTTTCAAAATGCCTTCTACTTCAATATTTGGATGCTCACTAAAAGTAAATTCAATCTTGGCAGGCCGCTGAATAATAGACTGCAAACCTAAAGTCCGTGCTGTATTTTTAATTTCAGCAACCGCTAATAAATTGGTTACAGCTTCTGGCGGTTCTCCAAAACGATCAATCAATTCATCTAAAAGATCTTGTAAGTGATCTTGATTTCTAACTGCGGCAATCCGTTGGTATACTTCTATCTTATGCATGGCATCTTCAATATAGTCGCCAGGCAAATACGCTTCTACGTTCAATTCCAGAACAGGTTCTATTACAATCGGCTTTTCCTCACCACTCTTCAATCCCTGTACAGCTTCTTCAAGCAGCCTGCAATACATTTCGAACCCCACCGTGGCAATATGCCCATGCTGCTGCGCGCCAAGCAAATTTCCTGCTCCGCGAATTTCTAAATCACGCATAGCAATTTTAAATCCAGCACCCAATTCAGCAAATTCTTTAATTGCCTGTAATCGTTTTTCCGCAACCTCTGTTAATACTTTATCCGCCTGATAAACAAAATATGCAAATGCCATATGATTAGAACGACCAACACGTCCACGCATTTGATACAATTGTGACAAGCCAAACCGATCCGCATCATACACAATAATGGTATTTGCATTTGCTACATCCAATCCATTCTCAATAATACTTGTTGCCACCAAGATATCATCTTTGCCTTCGTAGAAATCCAACATGACCTGCTCAAGCAATTCTTCCGGCATCTGACCATGACCTGTCTGTATTTTGGCATCGGGAAGCATCTTTGCCAAATGCGAACTCATTTTATCAATTGTTTCTACCCGATTATAAACAAAATAAACCTGTCCGCTGCGTTTCAATTCCCTTTTAATCGCATCACGCATAATCTCATCATTATTTTCAACTACATAAGTTTGTACCGGGAATCGCTCCTCCGGTGGTGTTTCAATAATGCTCATGTCTCTTGCACCCACGAGCGACATATGCAACGTACGTGGAATCGGGGTCGCACTTAACGTAAGCACATCAATTCCCTTACTTAGCTTTTTAATTTTTTCTTTTTGTGCAACACCAAACCGTTGTTCTTCATCTACAATTAATAAGCCTAAATCTTTGAACTGTACATTATTGGCGTTTAAGATACTATGCGTACCGATTAAAACGTCCACTTGTCCGGTTTTTACTTTTTCTAAGGTGTGTTTTTGCTGTTTTGCTGTTCTAAAGCGGCAAATCACATCCACGACCGGCCCAAATCCTGCAAATCGGCTTTTAAACGTCTGATAATGCTGCTGTGCAAGCACAGTAGTCGGAACCAATACCGCAACTTGCCTTCCGCTCATCACAGCCTTAAAAGCCGCACGTATCGCTACCTCCGTTTTTCCAAAGCCAACATCACCACATAATAGCCGATCCATTGGTCGCGGCTTTTCCATATCCGCTTTTATTTCAGCAATCGCAGCGATTTGATCCGCAGTTTCTTCATACGGAAAAGCTTCCTCAAATTCTTTTTGCCATGGTGTATCCGATTCAAACGCGTATCCAGTTTCAATTTGCCGCTGCGCATAAAGTTTAATTAATTCTTTAGCGATGTCAGCAACAGCTGCTTTTGCCTTAGATTTCGCTTTATTCCATTCGTTACCGCCCATTTTATGCAGGCGAGGTACGTCGCCCTCCGAGCCAATATATTTCTGCAATAAATGCACCTGATCCGTAGGTACAAATAACTTATCATCGCCGCCATAGCGAATATGTAAATAATCACGATGAATTCCAGCAACATCTAAGGTTTCTACGCCGACGTATTTACCGATCCCATGATTTACATGTACAACATAGTCTCCGATATTGATATCTCTAAAATATGTAATTTTCTCTGCTTTTGCTACGCGTGGCAATGCTTTTTTCTTCTGTCTGCCAAATACGTCTTTTTCCGTAATAACAGCGATATGTGCTTGCGGCAGCTCAAACCCATTGACAAGTGTGCCGACAGTAACCAGTACTAACCCCTCAACCAGCGCTTTAAGTTCTGGCTGAAATTCGGCTGCAATCTGATGCTCTTTTAAAATTTCCAACATCGACATCGCCTTTTGCTCATTTGTCATGAACAAGACAACATGCATCTTATGTTCTTTCCAGCTTTTAATTTCACTACTTAAAATCTCCATCTGTTTATGAAACGGAGCGGCAGCCTTTGCAGTTACACTAATAATTTCATTTGGTTCAGTATAAGGATATTTTTGTAATAATAGCGATATATATAAGACATTTTTATTCTTTGCAATACTCGTAATATCATTCCAGTTAAACATACGTTTTTTCAACTCTGGATTTTCTTTCACAAGCATTGTCATTTGTTCACGAATTCTCGTGGGTTCGTCAAAAATAATGGTTGCTGTTTGTTCCAGATAAGATAAAAACATTGCCGGTTTGCCATCGCTGTCCATTTGAAATAATGGAAGGACGTCTACATTGGTAATATTTTCAATCGACCGCTGCGAATTTATATCAAACTCACGTAAAGAGTCAATTTCATTATCAAAAAACTCTACGCGGATCGGTGCCTGACTATTAATCGGGAAAATATCAAGAATGCCACCGCGGGCACTAAATTTACCCAAACTATCGACTTGTTCTACCCGCTCATAGCCAAGTTGTACTAATTTTTCTAAAATTTCATCCCGTTCAATTTCCATCCCCATTGTAATGTTCAAACTTGAACGCTCAAATTCCAGCTTTGACAACCCCTTTTGAATCGAAGCCGCTGCCGTTGCCAGTACAATCATTTTCTCCTTGCGTATTAACCGACCTAAAACATCCATACGCTTGGCCGCAAGCTCAATACTTTTTGCCGCCGCAGAAAATGTAATCAGGTCTAGCGCGGGCAATTCCAGTATTGAAACCGCTGGTAATAACATTTCTAAATCCGATTTTAAAACCTCTAAAGAGGCATGATTACTCGTAATAATAACCGTCGTACGCGGGTGCTGATTGTAGCTGGCTGCAAGAACTGCCGCCTTTTGAGATCCTGATAAACCATACACCAAACTTTGCTCTTTTTCCATGCCAAAACAGTCCACCACTCGCGTAATTGCTGGATCTGTCGTCAATAACTCAAAAAGTTTTTCCATTTTTACACCTCACCCATGCGAAAAGGGGCTTTAGCTAAAGCTAAAGCCCTACTATATCTATGAAAATAAATATTATGATATTCCTAATGTAATCTAATTTTTTCTCTATCCAACCCCAAACGTTTCACGCAATCATCACATAATGACTTTACATGCATCGTATTTGCAAAATGATCAACTTCAATTATATCTTGACGTTCTTCACTCGTCAAGCAATCAAATCCTAATTTTACTTCATCAACATATTCCATATCTAACATACCAATTGCTGCACCGCATAGTTCACAATGATAATATATTTTCATAAAAATCCCCCAAATTGAAAATCAACTTTTACTTAGTATTTCCATTTGGAGAAAAACTATGCGATTACAATACATTTTCCGGATTGATCAATTCCCCGCGATGCCGTACTTCAAAATGAACATGCGGTCCAGTGGAATTCCCCGTATTGCCCATCTCACCAATGACCTGTCCACGGTTGACAAACTCATCTTTTACCACATGCATACTTTGTAAATGACCATACAACGTTGAATATCCTTCCCTATGTTCCAGCATGATTGCATACCCATAGGCGCCAAGCCAGCCTGCATAAGTAACTTTTCCAGCCAATGCTGCCCGAATCGGAGTTCCTAAATCATCCGCAATATCAATCCCTTCATGCATTCGCCCCCATCTAGCGCCAAAAGGTGAACTTACAACCCCCGTTGCAGGCCTGATAAAGCCACTTGTCACCTGTCTTGAAGCTGGCACGGCAGCGGCTTCCACGACTCTTGGTTTAGCACCGGGAATAAATAATTTTTCTCCGACTTTTAAGAACTCTTCCGTTTTTTCATTTTGTTCTAGAATATTTTTTACTTCAACCTGAAATAATTTAGCAATGCGCCATAAAGAATCTCCTTCAGCTACAGTGTACAATACACCTTTCTGAGGTAAAACCAATAATTTATCACCAGGTTGGATGATATCGGTCAAATTTTCATTCGCACCGCGTAAAGTATCCACATCTACTTGATATAGAGAAGCAATATCCGATAATGTTTCCCCATCCTTGACAATGTGCATCCGCATTTTTACTCTTGGCGCCTTCGAAACAATTTCTTTATATTCACTAACCTCTAAAGCAGGTTCACGCACTGGTTCAAAATCACTGTATTCTAAAACAGCCCACCATACTAGCCCCATAAGCATACCAAAGCCAAGAACGATGCCCAGCATACGCATTTGTTTACCTTTATTCATATCCATTTATTTCGCCTCACTAGAAAATAACTTGATTCAAAAATAGCGTTCACGATAAAGACAAAAAATATACATTACGAAAAAACAGCAAAAAAAAGCATAGACAATACAAATATATCTTTGTATGATCTATGCTTAAAATTTTATTTAATCTAAGTCAATATTTTTTACCAAAACTCTTCCTTGGGTCAGTTCAATACATTCGGTTTCTTGCAGTTTTTCTAAATCTTCTTCATCTTTGGCTGAGATCGTACAATAGCTTCCGCAGTGTAAACACTCTAAAACCAAGGAATCCTTCGACAAGTCAGCGTCAATTGCCTCACTGCCGCAAGGGCAAATAATGCCGCCTTGTTCTGCAATATCATGTATTCTATTTATAATCTCAAGTAAAAGCTGTTGCTTTTCAATTCGTTCTTCATCGCTGATTATGCGTTCAAACTCTCGTTTTGTTCGCATTAAAATAGACTCTATAGCCTCTCGCCTTCCGATATAACCAAGTTCAAAAAAATCTTTTGAACAATAAATCTTTTCTAACTTCACTTTAAAAAGATTTTTCATTTTATATTTTGTTTCATGCAAATGATTGCAAGAAGAACAAAGCATTTGCAGCTTAATATAGTTAGAAGCAGTACGCATAAGTGTCGCCTGTGGATGATTGCAACTACATCGCAGCGTTTTCACATTCTCTTTTTCCGCAAAATAAGACAGATCATGTATTTGAATTTTCCCACAACGTTGACAATACAAAGCGATAGACCAACCAGCATGAATTATCACGTACCTCACTCCTTTCACTATAAAGTTAGTTCTTATTGCCTATTGATTGAGGAATTCGCCAATGACACTAAAAATCCTGCCTGTGTATTTTATAATAAAAGAAGCTGCCGCAAATTATTTTGCCAGCAGCCCACTCTTAACTAATCTTGATTTCGCCTTT from Massilibacillus massiliensis carries:
- the spoVT gene encoding stage V sporulation protein T, which produces MKATGIVRRIDDLGRVVIPKEIRRTLRIREGDPLEIYVDREGEVILKKYSPVSELGDFAKEYCDSLYEAIGNIILIADRDAMVAVAGAAKKEFLNKPLGKIVEKIMEERKAVLINNPSEYKNDHACPIEIEEDEEESYKFTAEVIAPIIVEGDAIGAVIICSRQANVQMGNMELKLAETAASFLAKQMSQ
- a CDS encoding putative polysaccharide biosynthesis protein, whose product is MHKNDFLKGAFILTIAGIIVKVIGSVNRIILSRLLGGEGIGLYQMAYPMYQLALSVSSAGIPVAISILVAEKLALKDVYGAKRIFQVSLKVMVMTGLIFSLLLYFGAGWLIEAHIVRDQRAYYSIVALAPAIFFVTVLSSYRGFFQGMQSMTPTAVSQIFEQLFRVITMIVLAVVLLPYGLSYAAAGASFGAAPGAVAGVIVLLYYYWRYKKENKTKVVIRNTDHKQESSYRIIKNIIKLALPVSLANIMLPLTANIDLLIVPVRLETAGYTVEEATELFGYLTGMAVSLVNLPTILTASLAASLVPAISEAYTLKDQHAIRQRTKTAFRIANLLGIPSFMGLFLLAFPISELLYATPNAGTCIAILSFGIILLGIGQVTTGILQGLGHTTIPLVNMVISALAKLGLSYWLTADPVLGIKGAAWATNADFGIAAVLNLIFVYRYVGVGIDIKDTCKVIVSTAVMGLIVLISYDFAMIHIMNNTFATLLAIFAGGMTYLVSLILTRSITSQDMVSIPVVGKKISALYDKLK
- a CDS encoding winged helix-turn-helix domain-containing protein, producing MQQKILVVDDEASIRELITFNLEKAGYQVIGAQDGLEAIDLAYDKVALVVLDLMLPKIDGIEVCRRLKAQPQTAGIPIIMLTAKDEEIDKVLGLELGADDYLTKPFSPRELVARIKAVLRRSVKGSLPMGQLSVGNLKMNFASYEVFLGDQLLELTPKEYELLKLFLTNMGKAYSREQLLDQIWGYEYYGDTRTVDVHIRHLRAKLGSEPKLSEAIETVRGVGYRFTNIK
- the yabN gene encoding bifunctional methyltransferase/pyrophosphohydrolase YabN; translation: MGEIIIVGLGPGSLGFITLETWDKLTSAKTLLLRTAKHPTVEELRKHKIEFSSYDEIYDTKATFEDVYQTITQDVIRRAKQGEQVVYAVPGSPLVAEKTVLLIRDMAKEENIKFRILPGMSFIEVLYVQLGIDPIDGLTVIDSEDAEGLPEGLPTAIVVTQVYNQQVASNLKLSLMERYPDDFDITLLQNLGLENEEIITIPLYELDRQPHIDHLTSVYVPALQEREQSFSLSPIVDVMAKLRSPEGCVWDIEQTHKSLRRYIIEEVYEVIEAIDLEDAALLCEELGDLLLQIVFHARMAEETGAFTMQDVVDRVTEKMIHRHPHVFGDISVRDAGEVVLNWEAIKKEEKKDVRKSILDGVPKDLPSLMKAYKLQHKAAKVGFDWDNIAPVWDKIREEVAELKQAIQENDKVNMEAEFGDVLFSIVNLSRFLNIDPEVALNRTNHKFIRRFSYIENNVKKKGEKWDDLTIAELNRYWNESKVLNL
- a CDS encoding SDR family NAD(P)-dependent oxidoreductase; translation: MKSETKKVAVITGGTSGIGLAAARIFLEHGYRVALIGSTADKGDRALTYLKAHDSLAIFIQDDIRSVDACKRVIGRTIEHFGQIDVLVNSAGIYYEKSIEDMTEEDYMQIMDINIKGTYFMCQQAVAYLRKSAAGAIVNVSSDAGINGNFLCSAYCASKGAVTVFSKALALELAPYHIRVNCVCPGDIDTPLTRAQLKNQKDAAAQLQEMASVYPIGRIGRAEEAAEVIYFLASNKASFVVGAAWSVDGGVTAY
- the mfd gene encoding transcription-repair coupling factor — translated: MEKLFELLTTDPAITRVVDCFGMEKEQSLVYGLSGSQKAAVLAASYNQHPRTTVIITSNHASLEVLKSDLEMLLPAVSILELPALDLITFSAAAKSIELAAKRMDVLGRLIRKEKMIVLATAAASIQKGLSKLEFERSSLNITMGMEIERDEILEKLVQLGYERVEQVDSLGKFSARGGILDIFPINSQAPIRVEFFDNEIDSLREFDINSQRSIENITNVDVLPLFQMDSDGKPAMFLSYLEQTATIIFDEPTRIREQMTMLVKENPELKKRMFNWNDITSIAKNKNVLYISLLLQKYPYTEPNEIISVTAKAAAPFHKQMEILSSEIKSWKEHKMHVVLFMTNEQKAMSMLEILKEHQIAAEFQPELKALVEGLVLVTVGTLVNGFELPQAHIAVITEKDVFGRQKKKALPRVAKAEKITYFRDINIGDYVVHVNHGIGKYVGVETLDVAGIHRDYLHIRYGGDDKLFVPTDQVHLLQKYIGSEGDVPRLHKMGGNEWNKAKSKAKAAVADIAKELIKLYAQRQIETGYAFESDTPWQKEFEEAFPYEETADQIAAIAEIKADMEKPRPMDRLLCGDVGFGKTEVAIRAAFKAVMSGRQVAVLVPTTVLAQQHYQTFKSRFAGFGPVVDVICRFRTAKQQKHTLEKVKTGQVDVLIGTHSILNANNVQFKDLGLLIVDEEQRFGVAQKEKIKKLSKGIDVLTLSATPIPRTLHMSLVGARDMSIIETPPEERFPVQTYVVENNDEIMRDAIKRELKRSGQVYFVYNRVETIDKMSSHLAKMLPDAKIQTGHGQMPEELLEQVMLDFYEGKDDILVATSIIENGLDVANANTIIVYDADRFGLSQLYQMRGRVGRSNHMAFAYFVYQADKVLTEVAEKRLQAIKEFAELGAGFKIAMRDLEIRGAGNLLGAQQHGHIATVGFEMYCRLLEEAVQGLKSGEEKPIVIEPVLELNVEAYLPGDYIEDAMHKIEVYQRIAAVRNQDHLQDLLDELIDRFGEPPEAVTNLLAVAEIKNTARTLGLQSIIQRPAKIEFTFSEHPNIEVEGILKLKDLFGGFVKIIAGPPEVISLKLSPNYMKKVLEFVKKVLKTLALQDRKN
- a CDS encoding HU family DNA-binding protein, which translates into the protein MNKTELVASVAEKAGLTKKDAEKAVNALFASVEEALVANDKVQVIGFGTFEVKEREARKGRNPQTGAEITIPASKNPVFKAGKGLKDAVNM
- a CDS encoding anti-sigma-F factor Fin, with protein sequence MKIYYHCELCGAAIGMLDMEYVDEVKLGFDCLTSEERQDIIEVDHFANTMHVKSLCDDCVKRLGLDREKIRLH